CAGGAATGCGACTTCCTCGCGCACGGCCTTCGCCTCATCCAGCGTGCAGCACAGCGAAAATGCCTGGCTCATGGCCAGCACATTGTCGGCGAAGCGCTTCTTGCCCTCAGGCTGGCCCAACACGTGATTGGCTGCACCGGCCAGGCGCTTGTGGCTGGCGGTCAGGAAATCGCTCCAGTCGTAGCCGTGCAGCAGCGCGCGCAGCACGTCGAGCTTTTCCGCCAGCAGCGCATAGGCTTCTGCGGCATCCACCGTCGGCCGGCCGCGGCCGTTGCTAGCGGTGTACTCCTTCAGCGCGCTTTTCAGTTCGTTGGCGATGCCGATGTAATCGACCACCAGCCCGCCCTGCTTGTCCTTGAATACCCGATTGACGCGGGCGATCGCCTGCATCAGGTTGTGGCCCTTCATGGGCTTGTCGATGTAGAGCGTGTGCATGCACGGCGCGTCGAAACCGGTGAGCCACATGTCGCGCACGATGACCAGGCGGAGCGGATCACCCGGCGCCTTGAAGCGCTTCTCGAGCCGCTTCTTGACCTGCGCGCTATATATATGCGGCTGCAGCAGGGCGCGGTCCGACGCCGAGCCGGTCATGACGATCTTGATTGCGCCCTTCTCCGCGTCGTCGTCGTGCCAGTCGGGGCGCAACGCCACAATGGCGTCATACAGATGCACGCAGATTTCGCGGCTCATCGCGACGACCATGGCCTTGCCGGTCTGCGCGGCGTTGCGCGCTTCGAAATGCTCGACCAGATCGGCCGCCACGCGGGCGATGCGCGGTTCGGCGCCGACCACCTTTTCGAGCGCGGCCCAGCGGCTTTTCAGCTTCGCCTGCTGGCATTCTTCTTCGTCTTCGGCCAGTTCGTCGACCTCGTCGTCGATCTGCGGCAGGTCCTCCTGCTTCAGCGACAGCCGGGCCAGCCGCGATTCGAAGTAGATGGCGACCGTCGCGCCGTCTTCGCGCGCCTGCTGCATGTCGTAGATGTGGATGTAGTCGCCGAACACGGCGCGCGTGTCGCGGTCTTCGCTCGACACCGGCGTGCCGGTAAAGGCGACGAAGGTGGCGTTGGGCAGCGCATCGCGCAAGTGCTGCGCGTAGCCGACCTGATAGCGCGTGACGTATTCGGTATCCGGCTGAGCCACCTTCAGCGCCCGCCCGCCGTCATTGGCGGCATCGGCTGAACTGCCGCGCGCGGGGCGCACTGTTTTCAGCTTCGCCTCGAAACCGTACTGTGTGCGGTGCGCCTCGTCGGCAATCACCACGATGTTGTGGCGATCCGACAGCACCGGGAAGCTGTCTTCGTCTTCGCCCGGCATGAATTTCTGGATGGTGGCAAACACGATGCCGCCCGACGGGCGGTTGCCTAGCCGGGCGCGCAGATCCTGCCGGGTGGCCGCCTGCACCGGCTGTTCGCGCAGCAGGTCCTGCGCCAGCGAGAACACGCCGAACAGCTGGCCGTCGAGGTCGTTGCGGTCGGTGATCACGACGATGGTCGGGTTTTCCATCGCCACGTCCTGCATCACGCGGGCGGCGAAGCAGGTCATCGTGATGCTCTTGCCGCTGCCCTGGGTGTGCCACACCACGCCGCCCTTGCCGCGGGTGAGCGGCGCACCGTCGGGACGCGACGCGGCCACCACCTGGCGGATCGCCGCGCGCACCGCGTGAAACTGGTGGTAGCCGGCGATCTTCTTCACCAGCCCACCATCGTCTTCGAACAACACGAAGAAACGCAGAAAATCGAGCAGCATCGGCGGCGCGAGGACGCCGCGCACCAGTGTTTCGAGTTCGTTGAAGTGGCCCAGCGGGTCGAGCACGTCCCCGTCGATGGTGCGCCATTGCATGAAGCGCTCGGAATTGGCCGACAGCGAACCCAGCCGCGCCTCGCTGCCGTCGGCGATCACCAGCAGTTCGTTGTACTGGAACACATCCGGAATCTGCGCCTTGTAGGTCTGTATCTGGTCATAGGCCTTCCAGATGCTGGCAGTCTGGTCAGCCGGGTTCTTCAGTTCCAGCAGCACCAGCGGCAGGCCATTGACGAACAGGATCACATCGGGCCGGCGCGTGTGCTTCGGCCCCTTGATCGTGAACTGCCGGATGGCCAGCCACTCGTTGCACGCGGGGTCGGCCCAGTCGATCAAGCGCACGAAGTCGCCGCGGGTGTCGCCGTCCTTCTGATACTCGACCGGCACGCCGCCGATGAGCAGCCGGTGAAACTGCCGGTTCGCCGCCAGCAGCGCCGGCGTGCCCAGATCGAGCACCTGGCGCAGTGCGTCCTCGCGCGCCGCCGTCGGAACCGCCGGGTTCAGCCGCGCGATCGCGCTGCGCAAGCGACCTTCCAGCACCACCTCGCGGTAGTGGCCGCGCTCCGGGCGGCTGCCGTCAGGCGCCAGATCCGGGCCGTCGAGCGGCGTGTAACCGACGTCAGCCAGCCAGCCCAGCACTTCCTGTTCGAGGTGGTCTTCGGTCATGGCGTATCGCGCACCTTCTGTCGGACGTCACGGCAGGCGCTCGCCGGTATCGATCTGGATGAAAACGCGGCCTAGTCTGCCAGCATTTCGATATAGGACTGATAGCTGAAGCTGCGGTTTTTCTTCTGGCCGGTCAGTTCGACCACAATGCCCAGCGTTTCGAGCAGCTTCACCGCCGCATTGGCGGTCGGGAAAGTCGTGTCGAGTTGTTGGCGCACGCGCTCAATGGTGAAGCGCGGCATCATCGGCAGCAGTTCGAACAGCCGGTAGCTCGCCGGCGTGGCTTTCGGTTCGGCCAGCAGGCGGCGACGATCGGCGGCCACGAGGCTCGCGATCGCCACGATATTGCGTTCGGCCGCGCTGGCTGCGACCGCCACACCTTCGAGAAAGAACGCGACCCAGCCTTCCCAGTCGCCGTCGGTGCGTATGCCGGACAGGCGGCGGTAGTACTCGGACTGATGCCGCTTCAGATAGCCGCTGAGGTAGAGCAGTGGTTCCGGCAGCAGTTGCCAGTGTTCCATCAGCACGGTGATCAGCAGACGGCCCATGCGGCCGTTGCCGTCGAGAAAGGGGTGGATGGTTTCGAACTGCGCATGCACCAACGCGATCCTGACCAGTGGCGGCAGATCGGCCGGCGCCGGCTCGTGGATGAAGCGTTCGACGTCGGCCAGCAGCGCCGCGACCTGTTCGGCCGGCGGCGGCACGAACACCGCGTTGCCAGGCCGGGTGCCACCGATCCAGTTCTGCGAACGACGCAATTCGCCCGGTTGCTTGCCGCGCCCCCGCGCGCCGTCGAGCAACAGCCCGTGCGCCTCGCGCAGCAGGCGCACGCTGAGCGGCAGGCCAGCGGGGTCGCGCAACGCATCGCGCACATGCCGGAAAGCGCGCAGGTAGTTGGTCACTTCCTCGACGTCGTCGGTATTGCTCACCGCAAGACCGGCCTCGTCGTCGAACAGGTCGGTCAGCGTCGCCTGCGTGCCTTCGATCTGCGACGTTAGTAAGGCCTCTTTACGGATCGCGCTGTACAGCAGCCAGTCCACCGACGGCACCAACCCCGACACGCCGGACAGGCGCGCGAGCGCGTGTTCGGCCGCCTGGTTCAGCGCAGCGAACGCATCGACCGACAGCGCAGGGTCTCGCGGCGGCAAGACGTGCGGCACGAAGGCCTGCACGGATTCGCCGAGGGTCGAGGTGGTGACGCAGGTACCGGTGCTGCGCATGACAGGCATGGATTCTTTACACGACGCTTTTTATATTAAAGCATTCTTTAACTTGTAGAGATCCAGTTAAAGCCGGTTTGAACCTGAAAACGTCAGTTGATCGGCGTCGTCGGGATGGTCGGCAGGGTGTACGGCAAGGCGCGAGGACTGCCGCTTTCGCCGAAAGACGGAAATGATCGGCGAGCCAAACAGGGGTCAAGTACATCAACCCACTGTTTACATTGATTATCCAGTCACGCACCCTGCGGTGACCTGGGGTAGCAAGCGGGTTTGCTAAGCAATTGCTAAACAGACGTCGGCGGCGTACGGCAACGGCAGCGCGTCTTACTCGACTTCCAGCGCCTCGCTGTACTTCAGCCGCATCCAGTTCAGCATTTCGAGATTGCGTATCGTCCCGGCGATCGACCGGCGCTTGTCCTCGCGGTCCCACGACTTTTTCCAGCCGAGGATGTAGCGATAGAGGTCTTCTTCCGACACTTCCTGCACAGCTTCCTGCTTGAGCTTGCGCACCGCATACAGCACGGTGGCCACCTCTTCGGCCTGATCGGTGTTCTTGATGCGGCTGAACAGGTCGACCGTCTTGTCGATCTTCTTCCGGTAGCCCTCCAGCAGCGACGCGTACCGGTCGCGGAACGCCGGGTAGGCCGACCCGGCGTACACGGCGGTCATGCGGCCCAGCGTGCGTTCCTCGATGAGGTTCGTATTGGCGAACACCTTGATCGCTTCCTGCAACTCGGCCGAGAACGGCCCGTAGCTGCCCTGCTCGAAACGGAAGCCGGTGTCCACACCCTGCTCAGTCAGGATGTAGGCGATCTTCTGGAAGATGGTCCGGCCGACCGGGTAGGCATACGGCTGCCGGCCCAGTTCATCGACCACGGCCAGCAGGGCCAGCCAGGCCGGATTGAGCTTCTGCTGCTGGCGCCCCTTCACGTTGTCGGCGCTCATCGTCTGGCTGAGAAACTCGGCCGACAGCTGCGACTGCGGCGTGCCGTAGGGCGCGTAGATGGTCACCGGAATGTTCAGCGCCGACAGCTTCTGAAACATGATCGGCCCGACCAGCGACCATTCGAGCCCGCCATTGCCGCAGCCGAGCGGCGGCACCGCCAGCGATTCGAGCTGCCACGCCGCTGCGTGCGAAATCAGGTGATCGAGGCCGCGCACGATGTCGTCCAGCCGTGACGGCGAACGCCAGTGGTCCTTGGTCGGGAAGTTGATGACCGACGTGCCCAGCACGTCGCGATACAGGTAGGGCTCACCCGGCTTCACCTGGCCGGCGGCACAGCGCGACGCATAGTCGGCGAACATCTGCGGATAGCGCTTCTTGAACTCGGCCGCCACACCCTTGCCCATCACGCCGACACAATTCACCGTATTGACCAGGGTGGCCGCGCCGCTTTCGAACATGTCGCCGATCAGAATCTTGATCATGGCTGGCCTCAATGGAAAAACAGATCGGCGTCTACGGTGATCGGAAGACCGAAACCGGTCATCTTGAGCAGGTTGCCGGCCGCCTCGCTCACCACATACGCACCGACAATCAGTTCGGGCGGAACACGCTGGGGCACCAGCACTTCAGCGCATTTCGCCGCCTTCTGCCGGTAATAGGCAATCAGGTCCGGGCTGGTCCAGTCACGTGCATAAACCAGATCGAGATTGATCGCCCAAAGCTGCGCCGGCCCCAGAAAGCGCACGTAATTGCTGGCAGCGTTCTGATCCGCCAGCACGACATTATCCAGATCGAACACCTCGCGCGATACCCTCAATACACAAAGGCCCGAAGCCTGATGGCGGCGCTTGAACATCATCGGGTTTCGCGCATGAAAGTACAGATTCGCGT
The sequence above is a segment of the Methyloversatilis sp. RAC08 genome. Coding sequences within it:
- the darG gene encoding type II toxin-antitoxin system antitoxin DNA ADP-ribosyl glycohydrolase DarG — encoded protein: MIKILIGDMFESGAATLVNTVNCVGVMGKGVAAEFKKRYPQMFADYASRCAAGQVKPGEPYLYRDVLGTSVINFPTKDHWRSPSRLDDIVRGLDHLISHAAAWQLESLAVPPLGCGNGGLEWSLVGPIMFQKLSALNIPVTIYAPYGTPQSQLSAEFLSQTMSADNVKGRQQQKLNPAWLALLAVVDELGRQPYAYPVGRTIFQKIAYILTEQGVDTGFRFEQGSYGPFSAELQEAIKVFANTNLIEERTLGRMTAVYAGSAYPAFRDRYASLLEGYRKKIDKTVDLFSRIKNTDQAEEVATVLYAVRKLKQEAVQEVSEEDLYRYILGWKKSWDREDKRRSIAGTIRNLEMLNWMRLKYSEALEVE
- a CDS encoding type I restriction endonuclease subunit R; protein product: MTEDHLEQEVLGWLADVGYTPLDGPDLAPDGSRPERGHYREVVLEGRLRSAIARLNPAVPTAAREDALRQVLDLGTPALLAANRQFHRLLIGGVPVEYQKDGDTRGDFVRLIDWADPACNEWLAIRQFTIKGPKHTRRPDVILFVNGLPLVLLELKNPADQTASIWKAYDQIQTYKAQIPDVFQYNELLVIADGSEARLGSLSANSERFMQWRTIDGDVLDPLGHFNELETLVRGVLAPPMLLDFLRFFVLFEDDGGLVKKIAGYHQFHAVRAAIRQVVAASRPDGAPLTRGKGGVVWHTQGSGKSITMTCFAARVMQDVAMENPTIVVITDRNDLDGQLFGVFSLAQDLLREQPVQAATRQDLRARLGNRPSGGIVFATIQKFMPGEDEDSFPVLSDRHNIVVIADEAHRTQYGFEAKLKTVRPARGSSADAANDGGRALKVAQPDTEYVTRYQVGYAQHLRDALPNATFVAFTGTPVSSEDRDTRAVFGDYIHIYDMQQAREDGATVAIYFESRLARLSLKQEDLPQIDDEVDELAEDEEECQQAKLKSRWAALEKVVGAEPRIARVAADLVEHFEARNAAQTGKAMVVAMSREICVHLYDAIVALRPDWHDDDAEKGAIKIVMTGSASDRALLQPHIYSAQVKKRLEKRFKAPGDPLRLVIVRDMWLTGFDAPCMHTLYIDKPMKGHNLMQAIARVNRVFKDKQGGLVVDYIGIANELKSALKEYTASNGRGRPTVDAAEAYALLAEKLDVLRALLHGYDWSDFLTASHKRLAGAANHVLGQPEGKKRFADNVLAMSQAFSLCCTLDEAKAVREEVAFLQAIKVILTKRDITQQKRTDDERELAIRQIISSAVVSEDVVDVFNAVGLDKPNIGILDDDFLADVRNLPERNLAVELLDRLLQGEIKSRFGSNVVQERKFSELLANVITRYQNRAIETAQVIEELIAMAKKFRAAASRGEELGLSEDEVRFYDALADNESAVRELSDDILKKIAQELTDSLRRNLTVDWSERESVRAKLRLMVKRILRKYRYPPDEQEKAVELVLQQAQALGEAWSA
- a CDS encoding Fic family protein, translating into MPVMRSTGTCVTTSTLGESVQAFVPHVLPPRDPALSVDAFAALNQAAEHALARLSGVSGLVPSVDWLLYSAIRKEALLTSQIEGTQATLTDLFDDEAGLAVSNTDDVEEVTNYLRAFRHVRDALRDPAGLPLSVRLLREAHGLLLDGARGRGKQPGELRRSQNWIGGTRPGNAVFVPPPAEQVAALLADVERFIHEPAPADLPPLVRIALVHAQFETIHPFLDGNGRMGRLLITVLMEHWQLLPEPLLYLSGYLKRHQSEYYRRLSGIRTDGDWEGWVAFFLEGVAVAASAAERNIVAIASLVAADRRRLLAEPKATPASYRLFELLPMMPRFTIERVRQQLDTTFPTANAAVKLLETLGIVVELTGQKKNRSFSYQSYIEMLAD
- a CDS encoding DUF4433 domain-containing protein, which gives rise to MPHRVTELHSIMPIDNVPSVMAHGLLSYEAAAALTHHSVAMPEIQDRRDKVQVPGGLKLHQYANLYFHARNPMMFKRRHQASGLCVLRVSREVFDLDNVVLADQNAASNYVRFLGPAQLWAINLDLVYARDWTSPDLIAYYRQKAAKCAEVLVPQRVPPELIVGAYVVSEAAGNLLKMTGFGLPITVDADLFFH